A genomic region of Methanosarcina thermophila TM-1 contains the following coding sequences:
- a CDS encoding glycosyltransferase family 2 protein: protein MAITIAAMPAYNEAHIIADVIKGCKKYVDKVVVVDDGSTDNTTEIAESLGAYVVRHETNKGYGAALQNCFETARRLNANAMVIIDSDGQHDPSEIPKLLEPLKNGFDLVIGSRFVNGNGKNVPIYRKFGMKILDIATYMAGGLNVTDSQSGFRAYGRRAIESINLNGTDMSAGSEILIQARDHNLKFTEVEIHCRYDLEDCSSEHPFIHGPRVLFRILKDMEYRRPLYYFSVPGLIMASTGFLMGLKFLQDYYLGGYLRFGPTLLMVMLTIIGAFMIFTGIILHAISRMIFLNEQIRRQ, encoded by the coding sequence ATGGCCATTACGATTGCAGCCATGCCTGCGTATAACGAAGCCCATATCATTGCAGATGTTATAAAGGGGTGCAAAAAATACGTCGATAAAGTAGTAGTTGTGGATGATGGAAGTACCGATAATACTACCGAGATTGCCGAATCCCTTGGCGCCTATGTAGTTCGGCACGAAACAAATAAAGGATATGGAGCAGCCCTGCAGAACTGTTTTGAAACCGCCCGCAGGCTCAATGCAAATGCAATGGTCATAATTGACTCTGACGGTCAACATGACCCCTCCGAGATTCCCAAACTCCTTGAGCCTCTAAAAAACGGATTCGATCTGGTAATTGGCTCAAGATTTGTTAATGGCAACGGTAAAAATGTTCCTATTTACCGTAAATTCGGGATGAAGATTCTTGATATCGCGACTTATATGGCAGGCGGTTTGAATGTCACTGATTCTCAGAGCGGATTTCGAGCCTATGGAAGAAGAGCTATTGAGAGTATAAATTTGAACGGCACAGATATGTCCGCAGGCTCTGAGATTCTCATCCAGGCAAGAGATCACAACCTGAAGTTTACTGAAGTGGAGATCCATTGCAGATATGATCTCGAGGACTGTTCAAGCGAACATCCTTTCATACACGGACCCAGAGTCCTGTTCCGCATCCTGAAGGATATGGAATACAGACGGCCTCTGTATTATTTTTCGGTTCCAGGACTGATTATGGCATCTACAGGTTTTCTTATGGGACTGAAATTTTTACAGGACTACTATCTGGGAGGATACCTGCGCTTCGGACCTACACTCCTTATGGTGATGTTGACAATTATAGGGGCTTTCATGATATTTACTGGAATAATACTGCATGCAATTTCAAGGATGATATTTTTAAATGAGCAAATCCGAAGGCAATAA
- a CDS encoding acyltransferase yields the protein MNSTEFKIHNSSKIYGNSVIGKGTVIMENVILGYPEHRVLMEILEQNVEIENYDFPGCTIGPDSIIRAGSTIFSNVKTGKNFKTGHNVMIRENTEIGDNVLIGTNVIIDGHVKIGNNVSIQGNVYIPTNVVIEDHVFIGPCAVLANDKYPIRKKYDLKGPILRKGSSIGANATLLPGIEIGEGAMVAGGALVTKNVPAWKLAVGAPARIQELSEDMMELNRI from the coding sequence ATGAACTCCACTGAATTTAAAATTCATAATTCTTCTAAAATATATGGTAATTCTGTAATAGGGAAAGGCACAGTAATAATGGAAAATGTAATTCTGGGATACCCTGAACACAGGGTTTTGATGGAAATCTTGGAGCAGAATGTTGAAATAGAAAATTATGATTTTCCAGGATGTACCATAGGCCCTGACTCGATTATAAGGGCTGGATCAACGATATTTTCCAATGTAAAAACCGGAAAAAACTTCAAAACAGGACATAATGTAATGATCAGAGAAAATACGGAAATTGGAGATAATGTCCTTATCGGAACCAATGTCATTATAGACGGGCACGTCAAGATAGGAAACAATGTCAGCATCCAGGGCAATGTATACATTCCGACCAACGTGGTTATTGAAGATCATGTATTCATCGGACCCTGTGCAGTTCTAGCTAACGATAAATATCCCATTCGAAAGAAGTATGATCTGAAAGGTCCTATTTTGAGAAAAGGGTCATCTATAGGTGCGAATGCTACCTTGCTTCCAGGTATCGAAATTGGAGAAGGGGCAATGGTTGCGGGGGGAGCTCTTGTTACAAAAAATGTACCCGCTTGGAAGCTTGCAGTCGGGGCACCTGCCAGAATACAAGAACTTTCTGAAGATATGATGGAATTGAATCGAATATAA
- a CDS encoding DUF1616 domain-containing protein produces MAGNQKFPSDLLLVASLVILTDIFVLVPVLNGSVIRTALGLLMLLFLPGYALIAMLFPKKSGLEGMERFALSVAMSVSIAPLIGLALNFTRWGIKEVPFLTSLSAFTLLTLVIAYIRRMRLPADSTFEVPFRALAITLISGVMGEPESKTEKKLRIILALSFLILIVAGAYAILIPQEREPFTEFYILGSNGMANNYTTEYIRGESGTYIIGITNNEHRTMDYTMEVRLENESLPLPENLQHIRLPHNTTLEEPLEITPPVEGENMKLEFLLFNETEKNVPYKDLRLWINVEGEA; encoded by the coding sequence ATGGCCGGAAACCAGAAGTTTCCATCTGATTTGCTATTAGTAGCAAGCCTTGTAATTCTTACGGATATTTTCGTACTAGTTCCTGTACTTAATGGAAGTGTAATTCGCACAGCCCTTGGTCTACTCATGTTGCTCTTCCTTCCAGGGTATGCCTTGATAGCCATGCTTTTTCCGAAAAAAAGCGGACTTGAGGGGATGGAGAGGTTTGCTCTCTCTGTTGCAATGAGTGTTTCAATTGCGCCTTTGATAGGACTTGCACTTAATTTTACACGCTGGGGAATCAAAGAGGTACCTTTCCTTACAAGCCTTTCCGCTTTTACCCTGCTAACACTGGTAATAGCATACATTAGAAGAATGCGTCTGCCCGCGGACAGTACATTTGAAGTACCCTTCAGGGCTCTTGCCATTACCCTGATATCAGGGGTTATGGGAGAACCGGAGTCAAAGACTGAGAAAAAACTCCGGATAATCCTGGCTCTCTCCTTCCTGATTTTGATAGTAGCTGGAGCTTACGCCATTCTGATACCTCAGGAAAGAGAGCCATTTACGGAGTTTTATATTCTTGGAAGCAATGGGATGGCTAATAATTATACAACGGAGTACATAAGAGGAGAAAGTGGTACTTACATTATAGGAATAACAAACAATGAGCACAGAACAATGGACTATACAATGGAAGTAAGGCTTGAAAATGAATCACTGCCTCTTCCAGAAAACCTGCAGCATATCAGGCTTCCCCACAATACCACTCTGGAAGAGCCCCTTGAGATTACGCCTCCTGTTGAAGGGGAGAATATGAAGCTTGAGTTCCTGCTTTTCAATGAGACTGAAAAGAATGTGCCCTACAAAGACCTGCGCCTCTGGATAAATGTTGAAGGGGAGGCATGA
- a CDS encoding glycosyltransferase family 4 protein — translation MFKKVNNIFLVYYGSFNAKSGSNVHILELLRNLKKYTDIVLFAPGQKSVNRSLAGAKYVPVIDNKYLVQPSYELMLSFYLLYSCIKNRPDVLYLRQNSFPFFPIMLCKILKIPSIVEVNGLVLDELKVNPNSQSFAYRVFSYLALCSEKFNYKHCDRIVSVTDKLKDELVRLYSVPESKIHIINNGANTDVFKPMDSRQTRKKLQLDESKKYVCFVGHLAAWQGVEFLIQASPLILEKCPDARFLIIGDGVMKDKLIEITSELGVSDKFTFTGRVPYEQVPFYINAADVCVAPFIKERNSRIGLSALKTYEYLACGKPIVASSIPGVHDLIESSGGGISVTPEDPEELANAVVRLLSDEKARAEMGKKGRKYVVKNHSWDGVAGKILEICEDIV, via the coding sequence ATGTTTAAAAAAGTAAATAATATTTTTCTGGTTTACTACGGCTCCTTCAATGCTAAATCAGGTTCGAATGTCCATATTCTTGAGCTTCTTAGGAATTTGAAAAAATATACTGATATAGTCCTCTTTGCTCCCGGACAGAAAAGTGTAAATCGTTCCCTTGCCGGAGCAAAATATGTGCCTGTAATAGATAATAAATATCTTGTACAGCCTTCTTACGAGCTCATGCTTTCCTTCTATCTTCTGTACTCGTGCATAAAAAACAGACCTGATGTGCTTTACCTTCGACAGAATTCTTTTCCGTTCTTTCCCATAATGCTATGTAAAATCTTGAAGATCCCCTCAATTGTGGAAGTTAATGGGCTGGTTCTCGATGAGTTAAAAGTCAACCCGAATTCGCAGTCTTTTGCATACAGGGTCTTCTCTTATCTAGCACTTTGTTCTGAGAAGTTCAACTACAAGCACTGCGACAGAATTGTTTCTGTCACGGATAAGCTAAAGGATGAACTTGTGAGATTATACTCGGTTCCGGAGAGTAAGATCCATATTATCAACAATGGGGCAAATACTGATGTATTCAAGCCTATGGACTCGAGACAGACAAGGAAAAAACTGCAGCTCGATGAATCAAAAAAATATGTATGTTTTGTCGGGCACCTTGCAGCCTGGCAAGGTGTTGAGTTTTTGATTCAGGCATCTCCTTTAATTCTTGAAAAATGTCCGGATGCTCGTTTCCTTATTATCGGGGATGGAGTTATGAAGGATAAACTGATTGAAATAACTTCCGAACTAGGAGTTTCGGATAAGTTCACTTTTACCGGAAGAGTGCCCTACGAGCAGGTTCCTTTTTACATAAACGCTGCCGATGTCTGCGTTGCCCCTTTCATCAAGGAAAGAAACTCGAGAATAGGGCTTTCAGCCTTGAAAACATATGAATATCTTGCTTGTGGAAAGCCGATTGTGGCAAGCAGTATTCCGGGAGTTCACGATCTGATTGAGTCATCAGGCGGCGGGATTTCAGTAACTCCCGAGGATCCAGAGGAACTTGCTAATGCTGTAGTAAGATTACTTTCCGATGAAAAAGCCAGGGCTGAGATGGGAAAAAAGGGTCGTAAATACGTTGTTAAGAATCACAGCTGGGACGGAGTTGCAGGAAAGATTCTAGAAATATGTGAAGATATAGTCTGA
- a CDS encoding DegT/DnrJ/EryC1/StrS family aminotransferase, translating into MIPIAKPMLGKEEIDAVTEVLNSGMIAQGPKVEEFELAFSEYNDCEYAVAVNSGTAALHIALLAHGIGKGDEVITSPFSFIATANSILYTGAKPVFADIEPDTYNIDPEKILEKITLKTRAIMPVHLYGHPADMKAIMEIADDNKLIVIEDACQSHGAECLGKKVGSFGTGAFSFYPTKNMTTSEGGMLTTNDKEIAEKAKMIRAHGSKVRYLHEMLGFNLRMTDIAAAIGLVQLGKLDGFTSARQKNAKTLSAGLEKVSEVVPPVIKTGCTHVFHQYTIRAEKRDQLAAFLKERDIGTGIHYPIPIHKQPLYRELGYRDSLQVSEKAAEDVLSLPVHPMLSRTDLQEIIETTKEFYAKD; encoded by the coding sequence ATGATCCCAATTGCCAAGCCCATGCTGGGTAAGGAAGAAATTGATGCAGTAACTGAGGTCTTGAATTCAGGCATGATTGCGCAGGGTCCGAAAGTCGAAGAATTTGAACTCGCTTTTTCCGAATATAATGATTGTGAGTACGCAGTCGCTGTAAACTCTGGTACTGCAGCCCTGCACATTGCACTTCTTGCCCATGGCATAGGAAAAGGAGATGAGGTGATTACAAGTCCGTTCAGTTTTATTGCAACAGCAAATAGCATCCTTTACACCGGGGCAAAACCTGTTTTTGCTGATATAGAACCAGATACTTATAATATAGATCCTGAGAAAATTCTGGAAAAAATTACCCTAAAGACTCGTGCTATCATGCCTGTCCATCTCTATGGGCATCCTGCGGACATGAAAGCTATAATGGAAATTGCTGACGATAATAAGCTTATTGTGATTGAGGATGCCTGCCAATCCCATGGTGCAGAATGCCTCGGAAAGAAGGTGGGCAGTTTCGGAACAGGAGCATTTAGCTTCTACCCAACTAAAAATATGACAACCAGTGAAGGTGGAATGCTCACTACAAACGACAAGGAAATTGCAGAAAAGGCAAAAATGATCCGGGCTCATGGCTCAAAAGTCCGTTATCTGCATGAAATGCTGGGTTTCAACCTGAGAATGACTGATATTGCAGCTGCAATCGGACTTGTACAGCTTGGAAAGTTAGATGGATTTACCTCTGCCAGGCAAAAGAATGCAAAAACACTCTCTGCGGGATTAGAAAAGGTATCAGAAGTTGTGCCTCCAGTTATAAAAACTGGCTGCACCCATGTGTTCCATCAGTATACCATCCGGGCAGAAAAGAGGGATCAACTTGCAGCTTTCCTGAAAGAAAGAGATATAGGAACAGGAATCCACTATCCTATACCCATTCATAAGCAACCTCTATACAGGGAGCTTGGATACAGAGATTCCTTGCAGGTCTCAGAGAAAGCAGCAGAAGATGTTCTTTCTCTCCCTGTGCATCCGATGTTATCCAGAACCGATTTGCAGGAGATAATCGAAACAACCAAAGAATTTTATGCAAAAGACTGA
- a CDS encoding glycosyltransferase, whose protein sequence is MKVLEVCQEFPNRYYPQLGTFIKQSIDSIANQGVDVTVISPKPFVLPFSSFPYHNFFKLPRIEHTEKYDLHYPRYIYAVPKKYFYPITGISYSLFVSKYAVKNIKPIPALIHAHFSYPDGYGMMKLAKRWNIPLVISALGTIERKVAYEGSYTSKQIIEAMSFADRILSVSEDLKLHIVNLGIDKNKVHVVPNGVDIGKFKPAGKAHARSILNLPQDKNIVLFVGALRKIKGVDYLIEAAHSFVDKDTYLFMVGRDDGLKKNLEKRAYELKIANYIKFTGPVNHEDIPLWISASDILVLPSLSEGRPNVILEALACEVPVVATDVGGIPELMVDGETGYLVPPKSPDELSRKINKLLDDKNRREKMGKFGRKCIIQRGLTWEAHAKTTVDIYQELLTKS, encoded by the coding sequence ATGAAAGTATTGGAAGTATGTCAGGAATTTCCTAACAGGTATTACCCTCAACTTGGGACATTCATAAAACAGAGTATAGACTCAATTGCAAATCAGGGCGTAGATGTTACAGTTATTTCTCCAAAACCTTTCGTCCTTCCTTTTTCCTCATTTCCATATCATAACTTTTTTAAACTGCCCCGGATTGAGCATACTGAAAAATATGACCTTCACTATCCACGTTATATATATGCTGTACCCAAGAAATATTTCTATCCCATTACAGGGATTTCATACTCTCTCTTTGTTTCCAAATATGCTGTTAAAAACATAAAGCCAATACCAGCCCTTATCCACGCACACTTTTCATATCCTGATGGGTATGGGATGATGAAGCTTGCAAAGAGATGGAATATCCCTCTTGTAATAAGTGCGCTCGGTACAATAGAAAGAAAGGTTGCCTATGAAGGATCCTACACCTCAAAACAGATTATAGAGGCAATGAGTTTTGCAGACAGAATTCTTTCTGTCAGCGAGGATCTCAAGCTTCACATAGTTAATCTGGGAATAGACAAGAATAAAGTTCATGTTGTCCCAAATGGTGTTGATATTGGCAAGTTCAAACCTGCAGGAAAAGCACATGCAAGGAGTATATTAAACCTGCCGCAAGACAAAAATATTGTTCTATTTGTCGGAGCCCTTCGGAAAATAAAAGGCGTGGACTACCTCATTGAGGCTGCACACAGCTTTGTGGACAAAGATACCTATCTTTTTATGGTAGGCAGGGACGACGGCCTGAAAAAAAATCTGGAAAAAAGGGCATATGAGCTCAAAATTGCGAATTATATTAAATTTACTGGTCCCGTAAATCATGAAGATATTCCGCTCTGGATCTCAGCTTCGGATATTCTTGTATTGCCTTCTCTTTCTGAGGGTAGACCAAACGTAATACTTGAAGCTCTTGCCTGTGAGGTTCCAGTTGTAGCGACAGACGTAGGTGGAATTCCTGAACTCATGGTCGACGGGGAAACAGGCTATCTCGTGCCTCCAAAAAGTCCTGACGAGTTATCCAGAAAAATTAATAAATTGCTTGACGATAAAAATCGAAGAGAGAAAATGGGCAAGTTCGGGCGTAAATGCATAATCCAGAGGGGGCTGACCTGGGAAGCACATGCTAAAACAACTGTAGACATATACCAGGAACTTCTAACAAAATCCTAA
- a CDS encoding CPBP family intramembrane glutamic endopeptidase, with protein MKMGTLGSLNMETSEAIKMKTSEYLIERAPEIKNKWVYLTIPFAAIAFAELLIYSGRELEAIIMHALILLGLSFSTMFIRNEEIQKTYQAFILLPILRLVDLSMPLFYEEKLYNLIFIYGLMTIPVIIAATNQGFTGSQLGITFKKIGIYIPFSIVLGLLLGTVEYLIVGKNPLINDLSILNLLGLTMIMIFLVSPVEEMIFRSILQNRLEIVLGSWKALIITSILFGLMHSGYGNIIEILYISLVGILLGFLFYRTRSLPLVALIHGFINVFFFGIIPLL; from the coding sequence ATGAAGATGGGGACGCTTGGGAGTTTGAATATGGAGACCTCGGAAGCTATTAAAATGAAAACATCTGAATATCTGATTGAAAGGGCGCCTGAGATAAAAAATAAATGGGTTTACCTTACAATACCATTCGCGGCGATTGCTTTTGCAGAACTGTTAATTTATTCAGGAAGGGAACTTGAAGCCATAATAATGCATGCATTAATTTTGCTTGGGCTTTCTTTTTCTACGATGTTCATAAGAAATGAGGAAATTCAGAAAACCTACCAGGCGTTTATTCTGCTGCCTATCCTGCGCCTGGTAGACCTTTCAATGCCACTTTTCTATGAGGAGAAGCTTTACAACCTTATTTTCATATACGGTCTCATGACAATTCCTGTAATTATTGCAGCCACAAACCAGGGATTTACTGGCTCGCAGCTCGGGATAACATTTAAAAAAATAGGAATATATATTCCGTTTTCAATAGTACTTGGTCTCTTGTTAGGAACGGTGGAATATCTCATTGTAGGGAAAAATCCTCTCATCAATGATCTTTCAATTCTCAACCTTCTGGGTCTCACGATGATCATGATTTTCTTAGTGAGCCCTGTGGAGGAAATGATCTTCAGATCAATCCTGCAGAATCGGTTAGAGATAGTACTAGGCAGTTGGAAAGCGTTGATAATTACGAGTATTTTATTCGGACTAATGCACTCAGGATATGGGAACATAATTGAAATTCTCTACATATCCCTTGTGGGTATTCTTCTAGGCTTTCTGTTTTACAGAACTCGGAGTTTGCCACTGGTCGCTCTAATTCATGGTTTTATCAATGTATTCTTTTTCGGGATTATTCCCCTCCTTTGA
- a CDS encoding UDP-N-acetylglucosamine 3-dehydrogenase produces the protein MIRVGVIGTGAMGQNHVRIYSEMDGVELAGISDIDQKRVESMAAQFKTKSFTDYKEMFAEGLDAVSVVVPTKLHKQVVLDALDAGLHVLVEKPIADTTENADLMISAAKKAGKILMVGHIERFNPAVIKLKEIIDSGILGKIVSISTKRVGPYNPRIRDVGVILDIGVHDIDVISYLYGMKINSVYAIAGADIHSFEDHASIILRMDHNFAGVVETNWLTPHKVRQLTAIGVKGVAYLDYINQTVQLHDNEWIRKAKVEHSEPLKNELTYFIDCVANGKDPSPCGEDGKHALEVALAAIRSYEEGRLIEVGQ, from the coding sequence TTGATCAGAGTAGGAGTAATAGGAACAGGTGCCATGGGGCAGAACCATGTAAGGATTTATAGTGAAATGGATGGTGTGGAGCTTGCAGGAATATCGGACATAGATCAGAAACGTGTCGAGTCAATGGCTGCACAATTCAAAACAAAATCCTTTACAGATTATAAGGAAATGTTCGCTGAAGGGCTTGATGCAGTAAGTGTGGTTGTGCCTACCAAATTGCATAAACAGGTTGTGCTTGATGCTCTTGATGCAGGGTTACATGTCCTTGTAGAAAAACCAATTGCAGATACGACTGAAAACGCGGATCTGATGATATCAGCAGCAAAAAAAGCGGGAAAAATTCTTATGGTTGGGCACATTGAACGCTTTAATCCCGCAGTCATAAAACTTAAAGAGATTATTGATTCAGGAATTCTGGGAAAGATAGTTTCAATCTCGACCAAAAGAGTAGGACCCTATAATCCGAGGATCAGAGATGTGGGAGTAATTCTGGATATCGGTGTTCATGATATAGATGTGATCTCATACCTTTACGGTATGAAAATAAATAGTGTTTATGCAATTGCAGGTGCGGATATTCATTCATTTGAAGATCACGCCTCAATTATCCTGCGCATGGATCATAACTTTGCAGGGGTTGTGGAGACAAACTGGCTAACTCCACACAAGGTAAGGCAGCTAACAGCGATCGGAGTTAAAGGTGTTGCCTATCTGGACTACATTAACCAGACAGTACAGCTGCACGATAATGAGTGGATAAGAAAAGCCAAAGTAGAACACAGCGAGCCCCTGAAAAATGAACTCACCTATTTCATAGATTGTGTTGCAAATGGTAAAGACCCCAGTCCCTGCGGAGAGGACGGAAAACATGCTCTTGAAGTGGCATTGGCAGCCATAAGGTCCTACGAAGAGGGAAGATTAATTGAAGTAGGGCAATAA
- a CDS encoding glycosyltransferase family 2 protein, translating to MEYPFVSIVVGIRNEEKFIEECIESLLNLDYPRDSYEIIIVDGMSTDKTRDIVRRYPVKLLLNERKNVAAARNLGVKNAKGELVAFTDGDCKVDPQWLKTLVHEMQEAPDDVVCVGGPNLIFDTDPVFGRVVGYAQESFLGSGGSAQSKNSTKKHYVSSLPNCNAMYKKSAIQEVGGFDERFVVGQDGDLNYRINKKGYRFLYIPEARVLHHRRGTLKSFSIRMFKYGMWMAEIFKKHGEFVRWYAFLPSIAILFAVTLLIASIKYYTPSLILFTLMAIYFILVLITSMQVTYKMKSKYGLFALLIIPVQHIAYGLGFLYSFTNPPLVSKTCSCSDI from the coding sequence ATGGAATACCCTTTTGTTTCAATCGTAGTAGGCATTCGCAATGAAGAAAAATTCATTGAAGAATGTATTGAGTCACTTCTCAATTTAGATTACCCACGAGATTCTTACGAGATCATTATCGTTGATGGAATGTCTACCGATAAAACACGGGATATCGTACGTAGATATCCTGTCAAACTTCTTCTCAATGAAAGAAAAAATGTTGCTGCGGCGAGGAACCTTGGTGTGAAAAATGCCAAGGGAGAACTTGTTGCGTTTACTGATGGTGACTGTAAGGTTGATCCACAGTGGCTAAAAACCCTTGTCCATGAAATGCAAGAGGCTCCAGATGACGTTGTGTGTGTTGGAGGCCCTAACCTGATTTTTGACACTGACCCTGTATTTGGCAGGGTGGTGGGATATGCCCAGGAATCTTTTTTGGGCTCTGGAGGCTCGGCACAGTCTAAGAATTCCACTAAAAAGCATTATGTCAGCTCCCTTCCTAACTGTAATGCAATGTACAAAAAATCTGCAATTCAGGAAGTAGGGGGTTTTGACGAGCGGTTCGTTGTAGGTCAGGATGGAGACCTGAACTATAGAATAAATAAGAAAGGCTACAGGTTTTTGTATATCCCGGAAGCGCGGGTTCTGCATCATAGAAGAGGAACTCTCAAGTCCTTTTCCATAAGAATGTTTAAATATGGTATGTGGATGGCAGAAATTTTCAAGAAGCATGGAGAATTTGTCCGCTGGTATGCATTTCTGCCTTCGATTGCCATCTTGTTTGCGGTCACTTTGCTTATCGCTTCTATCAAATATTACACTCCAAGCCTGATTCTTTTTACACTCATGGCGATATACTTTATCCTCGTTCTTATTACCTCAATGCAGGTTACCTACAAAATGAAATCAAAATACGGTCTTTTCGCACTGCTTATTATTCCTGTACAACACATTGCTTATGGGTTAGGGTTTTTATACAGCTTTACGAACCCTCCTCTCGTTTCAAAAACCTGTTCCTGCTCAGATATCTAA
- a CDS encoding nucleotide sugar dehydrogenase, whose product MNKLEKLFEERGPIKKVGVIGMGYVGIPSAVLFADAPCFDKVLGFQRNSKSSSYKIDMLNRGESPLKGEEPGLEELISKVVKAGKFECTSDFSRISELDAVTLAIQTPFANPKDLEPDFSALIEGIRNVGKYLKPGMLVVLESTITPGTTEGMAKQILEEESGLKAGEDFALAHAPERVMVGRLLKNIREHDRIVGGINEASTKRAVELYSPVLTVGKVIPMSATAAEVTKTAENTFRDLQIAAINQLALYCEAMGINVYDVRTGVDSLKGEGITRAVLWPGAGVGGHCLTKDTYHLERGVKIGNRKLDYPEGADSIYVLARKINDFMPVHMYNLTVEALKRIGKEMKNSKVAILGWAFIRDSDDARNTPSEPYRDLCLKAGATVIVHDPYVVNYPGIEISDNLEDVIRNADAIVILTGHSAYFDIKADWVKEVSGKANPVIVDGRNVIEPDEFISRGFVYKGVGRGDKNEHLIV is encoded by the coding sequence ATGAATAAATTAGAAAAACTTTTCGAGGAAAGAGGCCCAATTAAAAAAGTGGGAGTAATTGGAATGGGCTATGTAGGTATTCCTTCAGCTGTTCTTTTTGCCGATGCTCCCTGTTTTGATAAAGTTCTCGGCTTCCAGCGTAACTCAAAAAGCTCAAGTTACAAAATCGATATGCTCAACCGTGGAGAGAGCCCTCTCAAAGGAGAGGAACCTGGCCTTGAAGAGCTTATTAGCAAAGTTGTGAAAGCTGGCAAGTTCGAATGCACTTCAGATTTCTCAAGAATATCAGAACTTGATGCTGTCACTCTTGCAATCCAAACTCCTTTTGCAAACCCCAAAGACCTGGAACCTGACTTTTCTGCACTCATTGAGGGAATAAGAAACGTAGGAAAATATCTGAAGCCAGGCATGCTCGTAGTCCTTGAGTCCACAATTACGCCGGGCACGACCGAAGGTATGGCAAAACAGATTCTTGAAGAAGAGTCAGGACTTAAAGCAGGTGAGGACTTTGCCCTTGCCCATGCCCCTGAAAGAGTAATGGTAGGCAGGCTTTTGAAGAATATCAGGGAACATGATAGGATTGTGGGCGGTATCAATGAGGCAAGTACTAAACGGGCTGTTGAGCTTTATTCACCTGTATTGACTGTGGGAAAAGTAATCCCTATGAGTGCAACTGCAGCCGAGGTTACGAAAACTGCAGAGAATACTTTCCGCGACCTTCAAATAGCAGCAATTAACCAGCTTGCTCTTTATTGTGAAGCTATGGGCATAAATGTGTACGATGTCAGGACTGGAGTAGACAGCCTGAAAGGGGAAGGTATTACAAGAGCTGTACTCTGGCCTGGAGCAGGCGTTGGAGGTCACTGTCTTACAAAGGATACATATCACCTGGAAAGAGGGGTCAAGATAGGAAACAGGAAGCTTGACTATCCTGAAGGTGCAGATTCGATCTATGTACTCGCAAGAAAAATCAATGATTTCATGCCTGTCCACATGTACAATCTGACTGTTGAAGCCCTTAAAAGGATTGGAAAGGAGATGAAAAATTCAAAGGTTGCAATACTGGGCTGGGCTTTTATTCGAGATTCGGACGATGCCAGGAACACACCCTCAGAACCTTACAGGGATCTATGCCTGAAGGCAGGCGCGACAGTTATAGTGCATGACCCTTATGTTGTGAACTATCCAGGGATTGAGATCTCGGATAATCTTGAAGATGTCATCAGGAATGCAGATGCAATAGTTATTCTTACAGGGCATAGTGCTTACTTTGATATAAAAGCTGATTGGGTAAAGGAAGTCTCAGGTAAGGCAAATCCGGTTATTGTAGATGGAAGAAATGTGATTGAGCCTGATGAGTTTATTTCCAGGGGATTTGTCTATAAGGGGGTTGGAAGAGGCGATAAAAACGAACATTTAATAGTGTGA